The DNA segment TCTGAACGGGTTCAGCCTAGTTACTAGAGAATACTCTTACAATAAACaagtatttttctaaaaattcaaGTTTGCTCATCCCATTGTAATTTTTGTGTACATATAGGCAGGCAACCCTTAATTATTCTAAATTCACCATTAACCGAAATTATGAAGGAACTTGGCCTTTAATTATTCTGAATACACTTTAATTCATAGTGGTGCACATGAAAAGACACCAAGGCTATCAgccactaaaataaataaaagaaaaatgaaaataaaataaaagaaatacaactttatttaattctaaaaaaataaaaataaaaagttagcaTCAACACCCTCTAGCTCATGGGTCTTCAATAATAATCATGTATTGGAATAATTTTTGTTCAGTGTTCTTTATTGCAAGTGCAACTTCAAGAATGGTTGCTACCACTTGTTGTAGGGTCTCCTCTGCCTTTCTGGTTCTGGCTCTAGTCATAGGTCCTCCTAATCCTTGTTGTCAATCCTTGAGCTTCAATGTCCTCATCACTTGCCTCTTGTTGTACCACGTACAACAGAGAAGACAATGCACACTCGAAGCCTGTTCATGGCAAAAGCCTTGCATGAAACGCATGCAAGCTTTCAATACAATTTCATTCAGCTAGAAGATCTCAATATGTAGTAGACTTTTCTACggattgaaataattttaaacattgaaTGTGTATCCAATTAATTTTATGGATGTGTATCTCAATATGTAATAGACATTTCTATGCAATTTGATTTAATACCTAAGTTATTCCTATCTGTCAAACCTATCCGTCAaacaatgaaaacaacaaaaaaatttacaaacggAAGTATGATTCCGTTGTACAATGTGCAATGGAATCATTATATATTTACCCTCACTTGCACGAATTTGTGATTCCATTATGCACTGTTTCTACAAACTCAATGCACAGCAGAAACCCACTTGTGCAACCCCACTAGTGCAACAAAAGTGTGTTTCCATTGTGCATTGTGGAAAATGATAACTTTGGAATTTGAGAATGATGATAGGGGCCAATAGCAATGTTTTTGGGACCGATAACAACCTCATAACACAAGCTCTACACTTAAGGCCCACTCATGAAGTACAACCATAGTACTCATAAATTTCTCCAAAAACacataattaactaattacTTTTTATCAAATCAACCATCAAAGcataatttaaacttaatttctcttgtaattttaattaaaacactTAATTACACGATTAGGAAAACACGGTGTTACGGCATACATGTCTTTGGTGCAACGACACTTATCCAATAATAAATGGGTACAAACGTTGATATTGGCGCAAGCCATACCAGCGGTATTCAAAGGAAtaaacacttatttttttatagaattgtTTGCTTTTGCGTGATCAACTATTGTTCAAAGGAATAAACGATAGACTAAGTTACGATTAttatgaaacaatttttttttcaaataaatacattatgtcaattttagattttatagTTGAATGAATCTTAAGTCTTGATTTTATATCTAATCTAGTTTATTTTAAACTGATTGATTGATAGTAAAGGCCCAGTTTAAATTTTACATCTAGTTTATTGATTGATTGTTGGGAAATAAGCACCAGTACAACTAATTATTTAGTTCCTTGTTATGTATGGTGAGCAAGCGCGCGCGGAAAAATCCACCAAAGGGAACATTGCTAGATTTGATGCTAAATGCAAATTCTTAAATTGACATTCTTAAGAACATGAACTCATGTATATAGCTTCTTGAAATACGTACGTTACTTTTTTTTGGCTGTTCAATGGAGATAATGCAACTAACCACAATGCTTGGcactttttctcttcatttcagTTTAGAATTTATTATGCTGGGGTTTCAGAAGATTGTTTGTTGTAGGAAATTATAATCAAAAAGTATAACGCATCTTCTTTACTTGTTCTTTTAGCCTTTCATTCTCGTTTACAGTATCCTTTGTTGTTTTTATATATGCTTTTGAATTTGACATCTTGAACATGATTCCAGTGAATAGATAAAACTGCAATTTTTGGGCAGTTCCAACCAAAACAGATGTCCTTGAGAACATTTACAAAAATGATAACACTCATTTATGATACACAAAATTTTCACTCTTTCCTTATTGATCCTTGTGCATTGCCACTTTGTTGGTTTGTGAAACCAAGAATGTATGTACCCTACATACATCTTTTAAAGAATAATACTATAGGGAAAGCAGTCTTTTTTAGCAGTTGATTCCACATAGCTTGGTATCAGGTCCCTTAGTCTTGAGGACAAATGGATCAATTCTTACCCAAAGTAAGGAGAAAATAGAGGCCAATAGCACTGACCAAATCACAACAATGGTGGGTGTGCGATTTTGGCGACCCATCAAACCTTTAAGGAATGGATAGAGATGGACAATCACccagaaggaaaagaagagcttTCCAAAGAGTGGTCCCCAGGATTGGTACCCATTGTTTATGGCATCTGAGATTCCAGCAACAACACCAACAATGTTAATGATCAAAATAGTGGTTGGAGGAATCAAGAGTGTAGTCCACTTAAAGGTGTACAATTCTCCAAACTCTTCATCATCTGTTGCCTTTGATGTAACAGTGAAATTGGTGTCAATTCCAGCCAGAACCTTTAGCAGACCTTGTATAACAGCAAAGAGGTGAGCTGATACACCACCAATGACCCAAAACTGCTCATTTCTCCACCATTCCTCAATGCTCACTCCACTCCATTTCAACTCAAGAATACCAGTTGCAATGATTGAGGAGAAGAGAGCAACAAAGTACAAACCAGCAAAGGTGCTAATCTGGATCGTCATCatcaataaagaaaaaggattataattttataagcaTGTCATGTGTAACTCAGTTGATAACAACAGGAAGGGACAGAAGAACAAGATTGTTACCGGTGGCATGATGAATTTGTCAGTGAGTAAACAAACTGCTGGAAGAATACAGTAGGCAACTAGAGGAATGGAGGTGAATGGATAGACAGTTGTGTTTGCATAGGCAAATCTCTCAAGCCACTTTAGCTTCTTTTCCTTGAAGCCATACCATAGAGGGCAATGGTGACTAAAGAAAATCTCAATGGAACCAAGTGCCCAACGAAGAACCTGGTTGAGACGATCTGACAAGTTGATAGGAGCAGTACCCTTGAATGCAGCTCTCTTTGGCATACAATAAATGGACCTCCACCCACGGCAATGCATCTTAAAACCTGTTAGAATATCTTCTGTGATAGATCCATAGATCCAACCAAGCTGcacatttcaaaagaaaaaaaaagcaagaatTTGATGAGCTAATTGTCCTAATTAGATATAACACATCAAGGAGTCGTAAAATGCATGTTGTTAGTGTACCTCAAGTCCCCATTCAGTTTTATCTTCATATCCACAGCTAATCACATGAATGGCTTCTTTAAGCAGGGCAGCTGGACTTGAAGAAGGAGGCACACCACCCTCTTCCATCAAGGTAGAAGTCACAAAAATAGAGGATTGTCCAAATTTCTTCTCAAAATTCATTTGGGACATCAACACCTCTTTGTCATCATCCATCCCTATTAGACAAGTCACACAAGGTTTAGAGCAggtaaaagggaaaacaagAAAGACTAATTAATGATTtgaatcaaaacaaaaaccttTTAGGCTTGCAGCCTCTCCATTTGCATCATTCTTCTCCTTATACTTCTTGCGGCTTCCAAAACACGGGCAACAATCACAGCTTACCATTTTTGGACGCTTTGGACCCTTGGGAGGATTATAGCCATACAAAGCTTGCCTCCTGAAAACACATCCAGTCCCCACATATACAGGACCTTGAATACCATCTAGACCCTTCATGTTAATctgcaaaaagacaaaaaatgttaaaaagaaaatcaatcgaTTGCAAGggggggaaaaatgaaaaatcccGTTTGTTGTGAGTTTCTTACATCAAAGAAAACTGTGTTCCTGTTGGCATAACGATCATGTGTATCAATACCATCAAATCTTTGAGGAAACTGGACATAGCAGACCTTCTTCCCAGTTTGTGGGTCCATCAAGAAGCACATGGCCTCTCGGGCAGCCTTGCTGTTATTGACATAGTGATCACAATCCAAGTTCAACATGAAAGGAGCATTTGTGAGAACAGCAGATACCCGAACCTATAAATTACAGAACTTATTAGTAGGGCCATCAGGCAAatgaacatgtttttttttttttttgtgaaatataAGGGTTTAAGCCCcaaaaacacaattaaaaaCTGCGAGGGAACACGGTTGAAGATACATCCACTAAAACAGCGTTTGATAAAAAAGACGGAACAAAGTCAAATACCAAGCAGTGGCCATCTAAAGATAAACCAAAGTCAGCAAGCTTGTCCGCAACCTGGTTGCCCTCTCGCAGAGGCGAATGAACATGATGATGCATGCAAGTAATAAAGTAACTAAAAGGTGCTAAAAAACTATACCAGAGCATTCATGGCACCAGCTTTCTTGTGGTGTTGAAAACCAGGCCTTTTCTCTCTGGAAACATAAACAAGGCGAGGAAGTTGGTTTCCTTCAGTATCAAGACCTCCACTGCTACCAAGAAACACTTGAATCATACCAGGATGATCCTTAGTGTTATTCCCTGGCCATGGTGTCCCATCCTGCATGATCCATCCTCCCTGAGGAACTTTCTGGGCCTTAGCAACAAGTGCATTGATCCTAACCTTAAACTCTTCGTATTCCCTCTGTCATGCACCCAATTTTCTCAGTAAATAAATGGATCAATCTTTCTTTCAAAACTGATATCAATCAAAAGTTCACATTCTTAAAAGAATCACATCTATTCTAAGTATACTAACCTTCATAGCTCGACGCTCCTTAACAAAGGTGGGTTGCACTTTGTCCTTTAGGTAGTCAATCTTCTCGCTGAAGTACATCTCAGGTGCCCGAGGTTCTATGGAAAATTTCTTACAAAACGGTACCCACTTTCTAGCAAACTCTGCAGTTTCTGATAAGGACTCAAATGTACACATTGAGGCTCCATCATCAGAAATGTAGCATGATATTTTATCAACCGGGTAATCCATGGCCAAGATTGAAAGAACAGTGTTTGCTGTAACCAGaggaggttccttcatgggatCCACGGTACTAACAAAAACATCTACAGGAGCAAGCATGTTTGGTTCACCTTCACGCTCATACCTGATCACAATTTGAGATTTCAACAAAATGACCTTGTCTGTACTGTATATATAAATTCTAAAAAGTTTAAATGTGTTTGAGATTTCTGATATGTATTCAATTTTTGTTAAGTCCCTCATAAATTTTCCATGTTGTTCTGAGTtcctaatatattaaaattttattttaaactcatGTCATCAAATTAAGTGATGACTTAGTACCATCTCAACGACTCTTACAATATATTTATTAGTCATTGGGATAGTATCATGTCACCACTTAATTAACGAcagaaattcaaaaacaaaacaaaacttttaatatatcatagactcaaaactaaaattgaatatatatcaTAGACCTAAAAGTTATTTAAGTCATTCTAAAATAACCTTCAAGACAGgcagagagagttttgcttacCTGATGGAAAGACGGTCAAGGTAGGTCTCTCTATCAATGGGAAACCATTTGGGAAACTGA comes from the Glycine soja cultivar W05 chromosome 6, ASM419377v2, whole genome shotgun sequence genome and includes:
- the LOC114416768 gene encoding cellulose synthase A catalytic subunit 7 [UDP-forming], whose translation is MEASAGLVAGSHNRNELVVIHGHEEPKALKNLDGQVCEICGDGVGLTVDGDLFVACNECGFPVCRPCYEYERREGSHLCPQCKTRYKRLKGSPRVEGDDDEEDVDDIEHEFNIDEQKNKHGQVAEAMLHGRMSYGRGPEDDDNSQFPTPVIAGGRSRPVSGEFPISSNAYGDQMLSSSLHKRVHPYPVSEPGSARWDEKKEDGWKDRMDDWKLQQGNLGPEPDEDPDAAMLDEARQPLSRKVPIASSKINPYRMVIVARLVILAFFLRYRLMNPVHDALGLWLTSIICEIWFAFSWILDQFPKWFPIDRETYLDRLSIRYEREGEPNMLAPVDVFVSTVDPMKEPPLVTANTVLSILAMDYPVDKISCYISDDGASMCTFESLSETAEFARKWVPFCKKFSIEPRAPEMYFSEKIDYLKDKVQPTFVKERRAMKREYEEFKVRINALVAKAQKVPQGGWIMQDGTPWPGNNTKDHPGMIQVFLGSSGGLDTEGNQLPRLVYVSREKRPGFQHHKKAGAMNALVRVSAVLTNAPFMLNLDCDHYVNNSKAAREAMCFLMDPQTGKKVCYVQFPQRFDGIDTHDRYANRNTVFFDINMKGLDGIQGPVYVGTGCVFRRQALYGYNPPKGPKRPKMVSCDCCPCFGSRKKYKEKNDANGEAASLKGMDDDKEVLMSQMNFEKKFGQSSIFVTSTLMEEGGVPPSSSPAALLKEAIHVISCGYEDKTEWGLELGWIYGSITEDILTGFKMHCRGWRSIYCMPKRAAFKGTAPINLSDRLNQVLRWALGSIEIFFSHHCPLWYGFKEKKLKWLERFAYANTTVYPFTSIPLVAYCILPAVCLLTDKFIMPPISTFAGLYFVALFSSIIATGILELKWSGVSIEEWWRNEQFWVIGGVSAHLFAVIQGLLKVLAGIDTNFTVTSKATDDEEFGELYTFKWTTLLIPPTTILIINIVGVVAGISDAINNGYQSWGPLFGKLFFSFWVIVHLYPFLKGLMGRQNRTPTIVVIWSVLLASIFSLLWVRIDPFVLKTKGPDTKLCGINC